One window of the Cryptomeria japonica chromosome 7, Sugi_1.0, whole genome shotgun sequence genome contains the following:
- the LOC131052081 gene encoding alpha-galactosidase has product MKMVSVLFVTLLGICLCFQANATYNGLGQKPPMGWNGREYFFCSGINENAIRGAADALISTGLSKLGYEYVNIDDCWGEKHRDAQGNLIAKATTFPSGIKVLADYVHSKGLKLGIYADAGSKTCSGRMTGSIKHEQHDANTFASWGVDYLTYMSCYIPEFNPLARYQKMSKALLKTGRPIFFATGNWYNLTDYIEEGPKVANSWLSAEIGVRYVDMLDVADQNNELAAYAGPKRGWNDVDVLQIGKMGPSWTIEEYRSQFSIWALMKAPLIITTDLRNASQETLEILGNKEVIDVNQDSLGVQGKKVSKQGDLEVWAGPLSNKRVTVALWNRGNSTASITAKWKDIGLSSKTVVQARDLWAHSYLPTSLKGSLTSSVDSHVVKMYILTPIYA; this is encoded by the exons ATGAAAATGGTCTCTGTTTTGTTTGTAACACTTTTGGGTATTTGTTTGTGCTTTCAAGCCAATGCAACCTACAATGGACTCGGCCAGAAGCCTCCAATGGG ATGGAATGGTCGTGAATATTTCTTTTGCAGTGGTATTAATGAAAATGCTATTCGCGGAGCAG CTGATGCACTGATTTCCACTGGATTGTCCAAGTTAGGATATGAATATGTAAACATAG ATGACTGTTGGGGTGAAAAACACCGAGATGCTCAG GGCAATCTTATTGCTAAAGCAACAACATTTCCTTCTGGCATAAAGGTTTTGGCAGACTATGTTCATTCTAAGGGACTCAAACTCGGTATATATGCTGATGCAGG ATCAAAAACTTGTTCCGGAAGGATGACAGGTTCAATTAAGCATGAGCAACATGATGCTAACACATTCGCTTCATGG GGAGTAGACTACTTGACATATATGAGCTGCTACATTCCTGAGTTCAACCCTCTTGCGAG GTACCAAAAAATGAGTAAGGCTCTCCTAAAGACAGGGCGTCCTATATTCTTTGCCACTGGTAATTG GTACAACCTAACAGACTATATTGAGGAAGGACCTAAGGTTGCCAACAGCTGGTTGAGTGCTGAAATTGGAGTTCGATATGTAGA CATGTTAGATGTCGCTGACCAGAACAATGAGCTTGCTGCTTATGCAGGTCCTAAACGTGGATGGAATG ATGTTGATGTATTGCAGATTGGAAAGATGGGCCCCAGTTGGACAATTGAGGAGTACAGATCACAATTCAGCATATGGGCCTTAATGAAG GCACCCTTGATCATTACCACTGACTTAAGGAATGCGAGTCAGGAAACTCTAGAGATCCTGGGAAACAAAGAGGTTATTGATGTCAATCAAG ATTCATTAGGAGTTCAGGGGAAGAAAGTGAGCAAACAAGGAGATCTTGAG GTATGGGCAGGGCCTCTGTCCAACAAAAGAGTGACTGTAGCGTTGTGGAACAGAGGCAATTCTACAGCTTCTATCACTGCCAAATGGAAAGACATTGGCCTTTCATCCAAAACTGTTGTTCAAGCAAGAGACTTGTGGGCT cattcataccttccaacaagttTAAAAGGAAGTCTCACCTCAAGCGTTGATTCACACGTTGTCAAAATGTATATTTTGACACCAATCTATGCTTAA